Within Candidatus Omnitrophota bacterium, the genomic segment ACCCTGGGAGAAAACGGCCCGAGCCTGTGGCATTCGGCGAATTTTATGTCCCCTTTGATCTTTAGCACGGCCTCTATAGCGGCATTGAATCTTTCAATGTGGCCGACGGCCAATGTCAGGTTTTTAGATAGAGCCTCTTCCAGAAGGCTGTCCGCTTCCTCAATAGTCTGGGTTATAGGTTTTTCAACCAGCAAATGGGTGCCTGACCTTAAAAAATCTCTGGCTATGCGGTAATGGTCTTGTGTCGGGACAACTATGCTTGCGGCATCAACAGCGCCAAGCAGTTGTTTATAATCTTTAAATCCTTTGACGCCCAAACTGCTTTCAACCTGCTTCAACCTGTCTGAATCACTGTCGCAGACGCCTGTTAATTCAACGCCGTCAAGACTGGAATAAATTTTTGCGTGTATGGCTCCAAGAGAGCCTACTCCGATAACCGCTACTTTGATTTTTTTCATAATGTATTTTCCCGCATTTTGTGATTATTATAACACAGCCTCAATTCCCAGGTCAATTTAAATGGAAGGATAGCCGTGGATAAAACTGCGGAAAGCGCTTGCGCTGTATTGTGCGATAAAATAAGGTTTATAATATAAAATAGGATGCTTGGAGGGTGAGTCAAATCGTCCTTCTTTTGTATTCGGAGACGCCCTACCTCAT encodes:
- a CDS encoding Gfo/Idh/MocA family oxidoreductase produces the protein MKKIKVAVIGVGSLGAIHAKIYSSLDGVELTGVCDSDSDRLKQVESSLGVKGFKDYKQLLGAVDAASIVVPTQDHYRIARDFLRSGTHLLVEKPITQTIEEADSLLEEALSKNLTLAVGHIERFNAAIEAVLKIKGDIKFAECHRLGPFSPRVKDIGVVLDLMIHDIDILLWLIKSPIKTIDAVGVKVLTRHEDIANARIVFENGAVCNITASRVTEKAMRKIRLFQPNAYISLDYINQEASIYTKKLSGIVSERIDIKKENPLQKELSSFLNCVRTGKKPLASGKEGKQALAVALEILKKIS